The Bacillus sp. Bos-x628 genome segment TAGTTCGCTTCCAAGATCGATGATTTCTCCCTCTTTGGAGATCCCTTCACCGTACATGATATCTACTTCAGCAACACGAAATGGTGGTGCAACTTTGTTTTTCACTACTTTAATTCTTGTTTTATTCCCCATAATGTCATTGCCTTGTTTCAGCTGTTCAGCACGACGCACTTCTAAACGAACAGAAGAATAAAACTTTAATGCTCGTCCGCCAGGAGTTGTTTCAGGGTTCCCAAACATGACGCCTACTTTTTCACGAATTTGGTTGATAAAGATCGCAATTGTTTTCGATTTGTTGATTGCACCTGATAGTTTACGAAGTGCTTGAGACATCAAACGTGCTTGAAGACCAACGTGTGAATCACCCATGTCTCCTTCAATCTCTGCTTTTGGTACAAGAGCAGCAACTGAGTCAATGACAACAATATCAACTGCACCACTGCGGACAAGTGCCTCTGCAATTTCAAGTGCTTGTTCTCCTGTATCCGGCTGAGACAGTAAAAGCTCATCGATATTGACACCTACCTTTTGAGCATAAACAGGATCAAGTGCATGCTCTGCATCAATAAATGCGGCTTGTCCTCCCTGTTGCTGAACCTCTGCAATCGCATGAAGAGCCACTGTTGTTTTACCAGAACTCTCTGGACCGTAAACTTCAATAATACGACCGCGAGGATATCCACCTATCCCCAGCGCAGTATCAAGTGCTAATGAACCACTAGGCACTGTTGAAATTTGTGTATCTGTTTTCTCTCCTAGTTTCATAATAGAGCCTTTACCAAACTGTTTTTCTATTTGTTTAAGAGCCATATCTAAGGCTGCTTGACGATCACTCATTCTATTGTTTCCTCCTTTATCAATTCCACTATTTATACTATACCTTGTTTCACATCGTTTGCCAAGAAAAAAACGAACACATATTCGACTTTTTTCTTAGCACATTATTTGAGAAAAGATTGATTTCTATTAGAAGAAACGTTCTTTTATAAAGGAGTAAACCTAGCAAAAATCGAAATTAACTTTCTTTTAATAATGTGAGTAGGTGGTGTAAGCCATATTTCACAGCGCGCTTCCGAATGCCTGATCGACTGCCCGTAAACACCCATTCAAAGACGTCTGTCTGATCTTTTGTTGAAAGACCGATAAACACTTTTCCTACAGGCTGTCCTTCCTGAATATCAGGCCCTGCAACACCAGTAAAGCTAATTCCGATATCACTTCCGGTTAGCTTTCTTACGCCCTCAGCGAGTTCAAAGGCACACTCTTTGCTTACAGCACCATGGGTAGAAAGTGTTTCCTCCCGGCAGCCTACCACATGCTGTTTCACTTGGTTTGTGTAACAAACAACACTTCCATTAAAAATAGACGAAGCTCCTTCGAGATCTGTGAGCCATTCAGAGAACATTCCGCCTGTGAAGCTTTCAGCTGCAGCCACTGTTTTCTCATGTGTATGTAAAGCCTTTGATACCTCACGGACAAGAGATGTATCACCATATCCGTAGAAATATTCCCCTACGCGCTCTAATATTTGTGATTCTGTTTCCTTTAAGAGTCGTTCTGTTTCTTTTTCATTTTCATGTTTTGCCGTCAGTCTCAGCGTCACTTCACCATCGGCTGCTAGCGGTGCAATTGTTGGATTGGTCTGAGCGTCGATTAAATCTTCGAGATCTGTTTCAAGCTGTGATTCACCAATTCCGAAGAAACGCAGAACAACAGACACGATTTTTTCCTTTAAGCCAAGCTTCTCTGAAATAAGCGGCTTTGCTTCGTTTTCAAACATCGGGTGCAGTTCACTAGGCGGACCAGGTAGCAGGATATAAAAAGTATCTCCCTCTTGGATAAACATACCTGGTGCCATCCCAAACCGGTTGACAAGTACCTCAGAACCCTCTAGAACCAGTGCCTGCTTGCGATTGTTCGGTGACATGTTACGTCCTGTCTTTTGAAAGTAGTCTTGAATTGATTCAAAAGCTTCTTCATTTAAAACAAGCTCTTTACCGAGCATATTTGCAATTGTTTCTTTTGTTAAATCGTCTTTTGTCGGTCCAAGACCACCTGAGAAAATAATCAAATTAGACCTTTCTTGTGCCACACGAATGGCCTGTTTTAAACGCTCTGGGTTGTCACCGACTGCTGTGTGGTAATAAACATTCACACCAATTTCAGCTAGTTGTTTGCTGATATATTGTGCATTCGTATTCGTAATTTGCCCTAGCAAAAGTTCGGAACCGACTGCAATGATTTCTGCTTTTCTCTCTGAATTCAAAGCGTACACGTCCTTTTTAATTAGAATTCTTTAAAGCTTCCCAGTTTTTCGCAAAGTAATCCCAGCCTGAGACAACCGTGAAGAACACTGCTACCCACATGGCAAGATGACCGAACGGGAATGATACAAGTTCAAACGGCAGGTTATGCAATAGAAGTGCCGAAATCGCAATGATTTGCGCCCATGTTTTCACTTTTCCAAGCATATTGGCCGCTACCACTTCACCGTCTCCGGCTAATACGAGCCTTAGACCTGTCACAGCAAATTCACGGCTAATGATGACAATCGCCATCCATGCAGGCGTAAGGTGATATTGAACCAGTATAATTAAAGCAGCTGAAACAAGCAATTTATCTGCAAGCGGATCTAAAAATTTACCGAAATTCGTTACTAAATTTAGCTTGCGTGCGTAGTAACCATCAATCCAATCGGTTGTTGATGCAACAATAAACAAGATGGCCCCGACAAGGTGAGTCACTTCAATACTCACGTCACCAAAGCGTGCAACACCCCAATCTAAAGGAGCGAGCATAATCATCATAAAAACTGGGATCAAAGCGATCCTAGAAAGTGTAATTTTATTCGGTAAGTTAAACATAAAAACCAATCCTCCAATCATGCATTTTATGTATATCGTAGTAGGAACAAAAGAAAAGTCATCTACTTGCTTAAGATGACTTTTCCTTTTCTTTATTCACAATCACGATGTTTTGTGTCATTGTGTTCTTAGGATCTAATTCATACTTGAGCGCCTCGTCATTGACCTTGATGTCAATTCCAGTCGCATTTCCGAGACGAATATCTACTTTCGATAGCTCAGATAAATCTGTTTTAAACGAATCTCCATCCTTAAGTTCACCCATCTTCAACACTTTTCCAGACTGGTCTCTTACACGTAGCCATGAAGTTTGTGTTGCAGAAATGGTTAACTCCATTTCATCTGAACCGGACACTTCGTAGGTCGTCGTCGCACCTTCTGTATTTGTCGCCTTGATGGAAACAGCTTCATCGTCTTTTGATGAATCGTCTTTTTTGGACGTTTCTTTTTTATTCTCTGAAGATGCCTTTTCTTTTTTCTTTTGATCCTTCGCCAGTGATGAATCTTCTGATACTTCATATTTTGATTCTGATTGTTGCAAATCCGTCTGATGATTCTTCTGCCCGCTATCATGATTGACCGCTTGAATGATGACATAAATGATCGCTATGACAACGAGAATGCCTCCAACAATCAAAATGGTCGGCAACAGCTCTAACACCTTTGAAGCAGGCTTTGGCAACTCTCTTTGCGGTTTAATATTCGATAATTTATCAGATACTTCATCATTATATGTGCTTGGCACATCTTTACGAAATTCTTCGAACAATTGTTCATGATTCAGTCCAACGGCTTCGGCATATTGTTTAATAAACGCTCTGACGTAAAATTTACCTGGAATAATATCATAGTTTCCTTGTTCGATTGCTTGTAAATAGCGCTTTTGGATTTTGGTAGCCGTCTGAAGATCCTCCAGCGACATCCCTTTTTCCTCTCTGGCCTCAATGAGCCGTTTTCCCAATTCAGTCAAAACAAACACCTACCATTACCATATTAAAAATCGAAGCCCGAAAAACCAGAATGGTCAAATACTTGTGGCTCTTCAGCATGCTCGTATGTAATTTCTTCATCTGCATTATTTCGCAGTTCAATGATGTAATCGAAATCATCCATTGTATATTCTGAATTTTGAATAAAGATATCTGGATGTTCAACCACTTTAGTTGCCGGCAGTCTCATGATTTCTCTTAAAAGTTGCAAATGCTTTTCTGAACCTCTTCTTGTTGAAACAATCCCATCAATAATGAATACGTTATCTGGGCTATATTCGTCTGCAATGAGCTGACTGCGAATGGTCTGCTTTAAAAGGGTAGACGACACAAACAGCCATCTTTTACTTGCACATACACTTGAAGCCACAATCGACTCTGTTTTTCCAACACGCGGCATCCCACGAATTCCAATCAATTTATGCCCTTCTTTTTTAAATAACTCAGCCATGAAGTCAACCAGAAGACCGAGCTCGTCCCTTTCAAAACGGAACGTCTTTTTATCATCAGCATCACGCTGTATGTATCTTCCATGACGAACAGCCAAACGGTCACGAAGTTTTGGCTGTCTTAATTTTGTTACTTTTATCGTTTCCATTGTATTTAAAATTGATTCAAGGCGCTTAATTTGGTCAGTATGATCACAGCGTAAAAGCATTCCGCGTCTTGATACATCAACACCATTTATTGTCACAATATTGATTGAAAGCATCCCCATTAAAGAAGAAATGTCTCCTAAAAGACCGGGACGGTTTACTTGTATCTCATATTCAAAATACCATTCGAGCTTTGCCAAATGATATTACCCCCTTCATTGTGGCAAATTTTTACCTTCCTTTATCATAAAGCATTTTCACATTTTTAGAAAGCACAATGTTGCTAAACGGTTAAAATAAAAAGAGAGGCACGAACGTCCCCTCTTTTGACTTAGTGCGTGCTATTATTTTCAACAAGCTTGACCATCATGTTTGCAATGGCACGCTGCTCATCTTCTGATGCAACGCTCCAAAGGTCAGCAAGCACTCTTTCCTGCTCGTTTTTTGCCTCAACTTCATTGGCAAGATAACCGCCAATTTCATACGCAAGGTTATTGATTGTATCATCTGACAAACCTTTATCCTGCGCATGGTTTAAACGGTCACCTAAAAAGTTTTTCCAATGATCCCAGTTCTCAAGTACAGACATGTCGATTCCTCCATTCGAAAAGATGAATTACAGCCATAGCTTTTGTCATGGAGAGATGAATTATACACGTTTTTTAACAGTACCAGCCGCCGTTGACTGATAAAATTTGTCCTGTAATATAACTTGACTTTTCTGAGGTGAGAAAACAAATAGCATCTGCAATTTCTTCAGGAGCTGCAAGTCTGCCGAGCGGGATCTCTTCTTCGAGCACTGTTAAGTCTTCTGCTGAAAAAGTGCTTAACATGTCTGTATGAACGGCTCCAGGTGAGACTGCATTTGCTCTAATTCCACTTGGCGCAAGCTCTTTAGCCAAACCTTTTATAAAGGCATTTTGCGCCCCTTTCACCATGCTGTATAGCACTTCACACGATGCGCCAGTTTCCCCCCAGATGGAGCTCACCGCAATGATGACACCCGCTTTTTTTTGAATCATTGCTGGCAGTAGTAATTGTGTGAGTTCATAAGGACTTGTTACATGGAGCTGCACCATTTCGGCAAGTGTCTCTTTTGAAGTGTCCGTCACTAAGCCAATATGACTTTTGCCGCTATTGAAAATTAAAATATCAGGAGAATGCGGCAGACAGCTGACAAGTTCATCTGCCCCGCTTGTTGTTGATAAATCAGCTTGAACCACATGTGTTTGAATGTTGTACATCT includes the following:
- the recA gene encoding recombinase RecA; its protein translation is MSDRQAALDMALKQIEKQFGKGSIMKLGEKTDTQISTVPSGSLALDTALGIGGYPRGRIIEVYGPESSGKTTVALHAIAEVQQQGGQAAFIDAEHALDPVYAQKVGVNIDELLLSQPDTGEQALEIAEALVRSGAVDIVVIDSVAALVPKAEIEGDMGDSHVGLQARLMSQALRKLSGAINKSKTIAIFINQIREKVGVMFGNPETTPGGRALKFYSSVRLEVRRAEQLKQGNDIMGNKTRIKVVKNKVAPPFRVAEVDIMYGEGISKEGEIIDLGSELDIVQKSGAWYSYQEERLGQGRENAKQFLKENKDILLMIQEQIREHYGLNTNGVKPIEEEQEELEFNE
- a CDS encoding competence/damage-inducible protein A gives rise to the protein MNSERKAEIIAVGSELLLGQITNTNAQYISKQLAEIGVNVYYHTAVGDNPERLKQAIRVAQERSNLIIFSGGLGPTKDDLTKETIANMLGKELVLNEEAFESIQDYFQKTGRNMSPNNRKQALVLEGSEVLVNRFGMAPGMFIQEGDTFYILLPGPPSELHPMFENEAKPLISEKLGLKEKIVSVVLRFFGIGESQLETDLEDLIDAQTNPTIAPLAADGEVTLRLTAKHENEKETERLLKETESQILERVGEYFYGYGDTSLVREVSKALHTHEKTVAAAESFTGGMFSEWLTDLEGASSIFNGSVVCYTNQVKQHVVGCREETLSTHGAVSKECAFELAEGVRKLTGSDIGISFTGVAGPDIQEGQPVGKVFIGLSTKDQTDVFEWVFTGSRSGIRKRAVKYGLHHLLTLLKES
- the pgsA gene encoding CDP-diacylglycerol--glycerol-3-phosphate 3-phosphatidyltransferase — protein: MFNLPNKITLSRIALIPVFMMIMLAPLDWGVARFGDVSIEVTHLVGAILFIVASTTDWIDGYYARKLNLVTNFGKFLDPLADKLLVSAALIILVQYHLTPAWMAIVIISREFAVTGLRLVLAGDGEVVAANMLGKVKTWAQIIAISALLLHNLPFELVSFPFGHLAMWVAVFFTVVSGWDYFAKNWEALKNSN
- a CDS encoding RodZ family helix-turn-helix domain-containing protein; protein product: MTELGKRLIEAREEKGMSLEDLQTATKIQKRYLQAIEQGNYDIIPGKFYVRAFIKQYAEAVGLNHEQLFEEFRKDVPSTYNDEVSDKLSNIKPQRELPKPASKVLELLPTILIVGGILVVIAIIYVIIQAVNHDSGQKNHQTDLQQSESKYEVSEDSSLAKDQKKKEKASSENKKETSKKDDSSKDDEAVSIKATNTEGATTTYEVSGSDEMELTISATQTSWLRVRDQSGKVLKMGELKDGDSFKTDLSELSKVDIRLGNATGIDIKVNDEALKYELDPKNTMTQNIVIVNKEKEKSS
- a CDS encoding DUF3388 domain-containing protein gives rise to the protein MAKLEWYFEYEIQVNRPGLLGDISSLMGMLSINIVTINGVDVSRRGMLLRCDHTDQIKRLESILNTMETIKVTKLRQPKLRDRLAVRHGRYIQRDADDKKTFRFERDELGLLVDFMAELFKKEGHKLIGIRGMPRVGKTESIVASSVCASKRWLFVSSTLLKQTIRSQLIADEYSPDNVFIIDGIVSTRRGSEKHLQLLREIMRLPATKVVEHPDIFIQNSEYTMDDFDYIIELRNNADEEITYEHAEEPQVFDHSGFSGFDF
- a CDS encoding DUF3243 domain-containing protein, which translates into the protein MSVLENWDHWKNFLGDRLNHAQDKGLSDDTINNLAYEIGGYLANEVEAKNEQERVLADLWSVASEDEQRAIANMMVKLVENNSTH
- a CDS encoding SDR family oxidoreductase; this translates as MSSWALITGASGGIGQATAKRLAQEGHHLMLHYHQNDQAAIRLAAHLKEMYNIQTHVVQADLSTTSGADELVSCLPHSPDILIFNSGKSHIGLVTDTSKETLAEMVQLHVTSPYELTQLLLPAMIQKKAGVIIAVSSIWGETGASCEVLYSMVKGAQNAFIKGLAKELAPSGIRANAVSPGAVHTDMLSTFSAEDLTVLEEEIPLGRLAAPEEIADAICFLTSEKSSYITGQILSVNGGWYC